In the Candidatus Krumholzibacteriia bacterium genome, one interval contains:
- a CDS encoding MBL fold metallo-hydrolase → MRSLATLIAIFVLALPAAAQESGAGWELVVLGVAQDGGMPHPGCTKSPCADVFAGTRRAEKVSCLGLVNRDTGAAYMFDATPDFTDQLNALTGGRAPDGIFLTHAHIGHYPGLMFLGKEAMAAEGVPVYGTRRMCDFLATNGPWSLLVENHYIALHEITPGSAVDLGDGLRVTPMLVPHRDEFTDTVGFLIEGPRARVIFIPDIDKWEKWEQNLRDVANTVDVLLVDGTFGSPDELPGRDMAQIPHPLMTETRALLQGTSAELWFIHLNHSNPALVNGARDVVREGQVFEL, encoded by the coding sequence ATGCGCTCTCTTGCCACGCTGATTGCTATTTTTGTTCTCGCCCTTCCCGCCGCGGCGCAGGAGTCCGGCGCCGGCTGGGAACTCGTGGTGCTCGGCGTTGCGCAGGACGGCGGCATGCCGCACCCGGGTTGCACGAAGTCTCCCTGCGCGGACGTGTTCGCGGGCACGCGGCGGGCGGAGAAGGTGAGCTGCCTCGGGCTGGTCAACCGCGACACCGGCGCCGCCTACATGTTCGACGCCACACCCGACTTCACCGACCAGCTCAACGCCCTCACCGGCGGCCGCGCGCCCGACGGCATCTTCCTCACCCACGCCCACATCGGCCATTACCCCGGCCTCATGTTCCTGGGCAAGGAGGCGATGGCGGCGGAGGGTGTTCCGGTGTACGGGACGCGGCGCATGTGCGACTTCCTGGCGACCAACGGGCCCTGGAGCCTGCTGGTCGAAAACCACTACATCGCGCTGCACGAGATCACGCCGGGCAGCGCGGTCGATCTGGGCGACGGCCTGCGCGTGACGCCGATGCTGGTCCCCCACCGCGACGAGTTCACCGACACGGTGGGCTTTCTCATCGAGGGGCCGCGGGCCCGGGTGATCTTCATTCCGGATATCGACAAGTGGGAGAAATGGGAGCAGAATCTGCGCGACGTGGCCAACACGGTAGACGTCCTGCTGGTGGATGGCACCTTTGGTTCGCCGGATGAGCTGCCGGGGCGGGACATGGCGCAGATCCCGCACCCCCTGATGACGGAGACGCGCGCGCTGCTGCAGGGAACCAGCGCCGAGCTGTGGTTCATCCATTTGAATCACTCGAACCCTGCGCTCGTGAACGGGGCGCGCGACGTGGTGCGTGAGGGGCAGGTTTTTGAGCTGTGA